A stretch of DNA from Synechococcus sp. PROS-9-1:
CGGCTTTGGTGATGCTGCAGCCGTTCTTCCAACGCCGGGACAGCCCGTCTCAGTTTTCGAGCTCTGCCGTACAACTTCTGCGCGCGATCAAGGGTCTCCCGATTCGGACTCACCTGACACAACAACGCATCACCCTGCTGTTGCAAGTCATCGGCACCGCCCGTCTCCTCCAAGCCAGCTCTCTGGTCAGCCAAGAGGGCCTCTTCACGGGTCCTTAACTGCTTGAGCTGCTTTTGCAAATCCTGAGTGGCACGATTCAACTCCTGGCGTTGAAGAACGGTGGCGTAGTACTCACCCAAACGCAGGCTGAGGGGCTGCCCACGTTTGGAGAGGTCCGCGAACAACTCCCCTTCAGACGTCGCTGCAGACGCCCCTGCAGACGTCCCTGCAGATGCAGGCTTCCAAACGCGATAGGAATTGGGCCCATCAAAGTGCAGCTCAAACCCGTCGGTCTTAAGAGCCAGCAACCAGCACTGCCAACGCTGGTGCAACATCTTCCACTCCTGCTCGCTCAGCTCATGAACGCTTGTTGCCAATCGCGCCCTGGCAGCATGGTCATGCTCGTCAGCCAGATGTCTCGCCAGCACTGGGCTGATGCCCTGATAAGCACTGCGCATCGCCTTTTCCAGGCTTAGCGGCAACAGTTCCAAGCGCTCTCTCCAGCGCTGCTCAGGCTCATCCATCCGGGGAGCGATGCCTTGAAGGGCCGGAGGGGAGCTGTAGACATCTCCCGTGCCAATCGGCCTAACTCTCGACTGGTGCGTGCGGACCTGGCGTGCGATCGCAGTGATGCGTTGCCGGTCATCGAGCAATAACAAATTGCTGTGACGCCCCATGAGTTCGAGCACCAAGGTGCGCTGGGGAGGCTGTCCAGGTCGAGGCGCCAACTGAAACTGCACGACCCGTTCAAAGCCTTCCTGACTGAGCTCCGTCAGCGCGAGTTGGCGAAGTCCATGCTGAATCTGTTGCGCCAGCGTGCTTCCTGCACCCTGCTTCGGTGGCGCGGAGATTTCAACCAGTCTGGGAACTTCTGCTTTCCAGCTGAGTTCCAACCAAATCATTCCTCGCAGAGTGCGAAATCCGAGCTGTAGCGTCTGTGGATCGGGCTGTTGAGCTTTCTCAAACCGACTAGGTAGCAACCGGTCACGTAAATCCGCCAGCACAGCCCTCAGGCTGGTGAGATCCATCACTTGCGGACTTTGGCTGGCCATGGATTGCCTGAGAAGCAGGCTGAACAGGAAGCCTTCCTACCCTGCGATGCAGTCTCAAGCAACGCATGGCTCCTGATGGAACAATCGCCAGGCCCACGGTGCTCACCGGCCCAAGCGGCGTCGGTAAGGGCACCTTGGTCGCCCGCCTGAGAGAGCGTCATCCAGAGATATGGCTCTCCGTGTCGGCCACCACGCGTGCTCCACGCAGTGGAGAAATCGATGGAATTCACTATTTTTTTCACTCCAAAGAACGGTTCAACGAACTCGTGCAAAGCGGTGGCTTGCTGGAGTGGGCTGAATTCGCTGGAAACTGCTATGGCACACCACGACAACCCGTCAGCGAACGCGTAGCGAAGGGAATTCCCGTGCTGCTTGAAATTGAATTGGAGGGAGCCAGGCAGGTGAGGAACAGTTTGCCGGATGCAATCCAAATTTTTCTTGCACCACCAAGCGTTGAAGAGCTTGAGAAACGGATTCGCGGCCGCGGAACTGAAGCAGAAGAGGCGATCCAGCGTCGTCTCAAGCGAGCACAAGAAGAATTAGCAGCTCAAACAGAATTCGATGCTGTGATCGTCAACGACGATCTTGAAACAGCTTTAGCGGCGCTAGAAAAACAGATGAACTTGACGGTCCTCTAACTAAAAAAAGGGGCCCTAGGGCCCCTTTTTAATGATTTCATGAACTGAACGATCAGCCCATGGGGTGGAAGAGGAGATCAGGGAAAAAACGATTCCACTCGATCAAGATTCCGGCGGTGAGAGTGAACCAAATCGCGGCAACGACTGGTGCAGTAGTAAGAAATTTCTTCATCGTGAGAAAGGGAAGGACTTCGTGGTGCGAGTTCAGCGAGGGGAGATGGTCACCTTGTCATCGCTTTCAAGCAATTTGCCACTCGTGAATTCACCAAAAGCAGCGATAGGCCAAGTGGCTGATGCCAGCAGGGACTTCAAGGCAAGAGAGACATCAATTTGAATCTCTTTCATGTACTGCTCCTTGGTACCGCGAGTGCCTTTGAGGTACTCACGACCCGCCCAGCCAATGCATCCATTGATGTAGAGGAACATCAGACCTGGGAAGACGAAGTCACCGGCATGGCTCCAACGGCCATCCACGATCAAATGAGGCAAACCATCTTCACCACAAACGGCTTCGCTATACATCTCGAAACGAGCCTTAGCTTGAGGCGTGGCTGCAGCGCTTGCACGCTGCTGAAAACGGGCACTTTCGGCGCAGGGTGTCAGACCAGCCACGTCAGCCTTGGCGACGGGGGCAAAGCCGAACACCAGCAGGGCCGAGAGCGCAAGAGCGAAGAGACGACGCATCGGAATGGTTCCTGTTGAGCCTGCCCCAAAGCGGCAGGATGTCACGTACGGACAGTAGGGGAGCCCTTCCATCTTCATGCCCACAGTGCTTGCCCTCGAAACAAGTTGTGACGAGTCAGCCGCGGCGGTGCTCCGCCAGGAGGGCGAAAAGCTCACGGTGTTGTCCCACGGCATCGCCTCCCAGGTTGAGGAGCACGCGAAATGGGGCGGGGTTGTTCCTGAGATTGCCTCGCGCCGGCATGTGGAGGCGCTCCCAAACCTCGTGGAACACGCCTTACAAGAAGCTGGTCTCGTTGCTGCCGACCTCGATGCCATCGCGGCGACGGTGACACCTGGCCTGGTGGGTGCCCTCATGGTGGGCTCCATCACAGGGCGAACACTGGCCGCCCTGCATCAGAAACCTTTTCTCGCCGTTCACCATCTCGAGGCACACCTGGCTTCCGTGTTCTTGGCAGATCACCCACCACATGCGCCTTATCTCGTACTTCTCGTGAGTGGCGGGCACACCGAACTGATTCGGGTGAATCAGCTAGGAGAGATGGAACGCCTGGGACGCAGCCATGACGATGCGGCCGGCGAAGCCTTCGACAAAGTGGCTCGACTGATGGGCTTGGGCTACCCCGGCGGTCCAGCGATTCAGGCTATCGCCGTAGAGGGTGATGCCAAACGGTTTCGGTTGCCAAAAGGGCGCGTTTCCAAGCCAGGAGGAGGCTTCTACCCCTATGACTTTTCATTCAGCGGGCTGAAAACTGCGGTGCTTCGGCATGTGGAAGCTTTAAAGCGTGAGTCCGAGGATCTTCCTCTTGCTGACCTCGCTGCCAGCTTTGAACAGATCGTGGCCGATGTGTTGGTGGAGCGAAGCCTGCGCTGCTGCCTAGAGCAGGGGATTGATCATTTAGTGATGGTCGGCGGCGTTGCCGCCAACCATCGTCTGCGTTCTCAAATGCAAGCTGACGGTCTTTCACAGGGGGTGTCCGTACACATCGCCCCTTTGGCCTATTGCACGGACAACGCAGCAATGGTTGCTGTAGCGGCATTGCGTCGACTCTCTAAAAGCGTGCAACCCAGCTCTCTGGAGCTAGGAGTCGCAGCGCGATGGCCATTAGAGAAAGCATTAAGCCTTTATGGCCCAACACCCCCCTTTTAAAATTATTCTCTTAAGGTGGCGTCCCCCGAGATCCTCCTGATGGCTCCTAACAACGATCTCCAACCAAAAGCTTTGGCAGAGCCAATCGATCCCATCGAGTTGAACGCTTGGAAGCGAGGAATTACCCCTCAAGCTGAAATCTGGAATGGACGTCTTGCCATGCTCGGACTTTCCATCGGCATGGCAACACTCTTAATCGTCAGAATGTTTAACAACGCGGCCTGAATACCCTCAACTCCTACCCCTTAACGCCTGAGCCAGTTCATTTGGACGAGGACTTACGGCTATCGCCTTCTCGCCTTCGACTTGCCCAGATTCAACCAGTCGCTGCAAAGACTGATTAGCAGTCATCATTCCATCAAATTCACTTCTCTGCATGATGTCTTCGACATCATCTAGCGCGCCCTTTTTAATATAATCCTTACACGCATCAGTATTAATCATTAGGTCATGATAAGCAGCACGCTTTCCACCATTGCTTTGGATTAATCCTTGAGAAACAATCCCCATTAGCGATTCAGCTAGAGATTGTCTGACACTTTCTTGCTCTTCAGGTTTGTACATGCCAAGGACACGCTCAACGGTTTTAACCGCAGAGTTGGTATGCAAAGTTCCAAAAACAAGATGCCCAGTCTGAGCCGCTTCCATCGCGGTACTGAGCGTTTCTTTATCCCGAATTTCACCAACCAAAATCACATCAGGGTCTTCACGGAGTGCCGCTCTCAAAGCCTGGTGGAACTGGAGCGTATGACGTCCCACCTCACGTTGTCGGATTAAAGACTTCCGGCTTTGATGCACGAATTCAATGGGATCCTCAATCGTGAGGATATGCCTGCTCTGGTTATTATTAATCCAATCAATCATGGCTGCCAGCGTGGTGCTTTTACCTGAGCCGGTAGGGCCAGTTATCAGCAGCAATCCTTTGGGATAAGCACAAAGGTCTTGAAGAACAGGCGGCAGCTTTAGATCATCCAGTGACAGGATCTTTTGAGGAATGAGCCTCAACACCATCGCCGCACCCTGAAGAGCATCAAACAAATTGATGCGTACCCTCACGAACGAGAAGGCATGAGCCCCGTCGAACTCTTTGCACTGTCTGAACTGGTCGATCTGCTGGGGAGTGAGTAATTCTCCAAGCCAGTCCTGAAACTCCCTGGGTTCAGTGGGAGGCCAATCGGAGCGAATAATCTCGCCACGGGCACGAAATCGTGGACTCTCCCCGATCCCAAGATGGACGTCGGAATGCCCCTGTTCATGAGCGAAACGAACGATCTGCTCTAAGGACGGGGGTGACGAAGCCGATGAATCTGGGACTGGAGATGCTGTGAACGTTGGCCGCGCTGGGATACCAGGAGGGAAAACGGGCTGACTCATGCTGATGTTGTCCGCTACATGCAGCTTCGCGGTGCTGCGTGATCTGGCAAGTTGATGCCAAGACTTCCCGGAGGGAGCGCCCGTAGGATTGGCCCACAATCCTGATGGTTATGGCTCGCCTGCCACGCGTGACAATCGTCTTGGGCACGAGGCCTGAAGCCATCAAATTGGCGCCTGTGATCCAAGAATTCCGGGCCTGCAAAACCCTGGAAACCCGAGTCGTGCTGACAGGTCAGCACAGGGAGATGGTGTCTCAAGTCATGGAATTGTTTGGCCTTAGCGCCGATCTGGATCTCAATCTGATGACACCTCGGCAAACCCTCACGCACGTGACCTGTGCGGCGCTGCAGGGCTTGCGTGATGACTTTCAAGCTTTTCCTCCAAAGCTCGTGCTGGTTCAAGGAGACACAACCACGGCCTTCGCTGCAGCTCTCGCCGCCTTCTACGAACAAATTCCTGTTGGTCACGTCGAGGCCGGACTGCGTACGGACAATCTTCTCGATCCTTTTCCAGAAGAGGCCAACCGTCGCTTGATCTCGCAAATTGCACATCTTCACTTTGCTCCTACCAAGCAATCAGAAGCCAACCTCCAGGCCTCTGGGGTTGTTGGGCGCGTGCTGCTGACCGGAAACACCGTGATCGATGCCCTGCTACGGATGTCAGAACGCGCTCCTGCTTTGAGCGATCTAGGCATCGATTGGGACGCGCAAAGAGTGATTTTGGCAACCGTTCACCGTCGTGAAAATTGGGGTGACCGCCTCAAGAACATTGCGGACGGAATGCTGCGAGTACTCGACAGCCATCCTGACACCGTGTTGCTGTTGCCCTTGCATCGCAACCCAACTGTGCGCGAACCCCTCCAGGCACAACTAGGGGAGCATCCACGCGTGGTGCTGACCGAGCCACTGGATTACGACCGCTTGGTAGCAGCCATGAAGGGCTGCACTCTTTTACTCACAGACTCCGGTGGGTTGCAGGAAGAAGCACCAGCTCTAGGGAAACCGGTTCTTGTGCTGCGTGAAACGACTGAACGACCCGAAGCCGTTGAAGCCGGCACAGCCCAATTGGTGGGGACTGATCCAACAGCGATTCACCGTGAAGCATCCCTGTTGTTAGAAGACAGCGAGGCCTACAACGCCATGGCAAAAGCCGTGAATCCTTTTGGCGATGGCCAAGCAAGTGGAAGGATTCTCGAGGCGTCCCTTGAACTCTTGGCAAGCTGAAGCAGCACTCAGCTCTTGCGGGGCTTACCGCTGGTTGTTACATCGGCCCATTCCATCCAGTGCTCACAGCTCGGAACGGAGACGGGTGCTGCTGTTTGTTGGACTGAATCCCTCACGAGCCGATGGACTTCGAGACGACCCCACCCTGAGACGGCTTCAAGGGTTTTCTCACCAATGGGGATATCACCATCTTGTAGTCCTCAATCTGTTCGCCCGAATCTCCCCGTCTCCCTCCCTGCTGTGCCGATGCGCAGAGCCAATCGGCACTGAAAATGATCTGATCTTGCGCAGCTGGTTCCAACAGTGGGCTCAACAGCCCACATGGGATCTCTGGCTGGGATGGGGGGTCGGCGGAGGATTCAGGCAACGGGATGAGGCGGTCTTAAACATGTTGAACAACGTCAGCGATCAACGAGGAGGCCTTCCACCTCCCTTTGTGACTGGCTTGACCAAAGCGGGCTATCCCCGCCACCCCCTCTACCTTCCAAGTGATGTCACGAGAGTTGCCTGGGCAGTACGGTTCCTAGATGAACCGCACTCCGCGCCGGTATCGGATCTCCCTTCACCTGTCTGGCGGGCAGAGCGAAGTGGTGCATTTCACGTCACTTGAGCAATTCCAGGATTGGTACCAAGGCCTGGTCAATGCCAGTGCTGAAGGGGCTTTTGTCAATGTCCCCCTCAGTGACCTAGACGGTGAGTTTCTTGTCGTGCGTCCGGATGCCGTCATCGGAATGCGAGTTGAACCGCAATACGCCTTGATCGATGACGCCTGAGCGTTTAGGGCTGCTTTGGGGCATCACTGTCTTTGCGGGTGCAGGGGCGCGACTGCTTGCAGCTTTATCCAATCTTCCTGGCGTGGTTTTGCTGCTGCTTTCAGGGTTGCTGATCGGGCGCTCTGGCCTAGGGCTCGTGGAACCTCTCGATCTTGGACAAGGGCTGCAAACCATCGTTGGTCTGTTGGTGAGCTTGGTGTTGTTTGACGGAGGTCTCAACCTTCGTCTACCAGGAGACACGATCAAAGCCACCGTGCTGCGCATCTCAGTCCTGAGAATCTTCATTTCTTTCGGTGCGGGAATCCTCGCGGCGCACTGGCTTGCAGGCCTTGGATGGTCCTTAGCTGCAGTCTTTAGCGCCATCGTGCTGGCTACTGGCCCCACCGTGGTTACCCCGATCGTGAAACAAATCCGCCTAGCGCATCCCCTTGGAGATGTGCTCGAAGCGGAAGGACTGGTGCTTGAGCCCATCGGTGCTGTTTTGGCATTGCTGCTTCTGGAACTAGCGCTGGGCGACCTACACGGCTGGCGTGAATTAGCGCAGGGCCTTCTTGCACGCCTCGGAGGGGGAGTGCTCATTGGTGTCACGGTTGGCTGGCTGTTGTCAGAGGGCTTACAACGCCTGAAGTCTTCGCAATCCGTCGGATTGCGCTTACAGCTCACGCTTGGGGCGCTGTTCCTGATGTTTGGGATAGCCGAATGGCTCCTCCCTGAATCAGGGCTACCGGCATCCGTTGCAGCGGGAGTCGTGGTCGGTAGGCGCTCAACCGAAGAAGCCGGTCAGCTCGATGAGCTGATCCGAGAATTGGCTTCACTCGCCATCACCATGCTGTTTCCTCTTTTGGCAGCAGACGTGTCATGGGCTGAGCTCAGCCCTCTCGGATGGGGTGGTGTGAGCTGTATTTTGCTGCTCATGTTTGTGGTGCGTCCAGTCGCCGTGAGTGTGGCCACAGTCGGGTTGCCCTTGGTTTGGCGTCAAAAGTTGTTTATTGCCTGGCTGGCCCCACGGGGAATCGTGACAGCAGCCGTGGCCTCATTGTTCGCCATCCGCCTTGAGCAAGCCGGAATTTTGGGTGCGGGGCGGCTGCAAGGGTTGGTCTTCCTCACAATTTTGATGACAGTTGGAATCCAAGGCTTAACGGCACAACCCTTGGCGCGCGTTCTTGGCCTGATTGCTGAGAGTCCAGAAGACTCTGAATCCACGGCTGCTGCCTCATCAGAAGCAGCGACGCAAGCGCTTCCGATCGTTCCCGAGTCTGGCCAGTAACGCCCATGTGGTGATGAGGTCTGGCCCCTGAAGTCGACCAAGCAAGGCGGCCCTCAGACTCTTCATCAAGACCCCCTTCTTCACATCAGCGGCGGCGGCGGCCTCTTTGAGCAAGGTTTGGGCGCGCTCAACATCAAGGCCATCCCATGCATTCAACTCAAGAGCGGAAAGAAGTGCCTGAAGCGCAGGACGAGCCCCTGCTTGCTCTAGTTGCTTCAGTCCATCCTCTTCTAAGGGAGGTTCTTCAAAAAAGGGCCTTGCTTGCGTCACTCCGTCTTCGATCAAGGTGAGCGAAGGTCCAAGCAAAATGGCTAAGTCGTTGGCCCAAAGAGGGTCGTTGGCAACCCAGCCTTGTTGCTGCCAGCGCGGTTCAAGTGCTGCGAGAAGTTCGGCAGGCGACCAGCCATGCAAAACCTGGGCATTAAGCCAGTTGAGCTTGTCCCAATCGAATTTGGCACCTGCTTTATTCACCCGATCAAAATTAAAAACTTCTGCGGCGTCTGGGAGCGTGAACCGTTCCTCCATTCCCTCTGGGACCGACCAACCGAGCAGGGTCATGTAATTGGCTAAGGCCTCTGCGGTGTAACCCATCGCCTGAAAATCACCAATGGAGGTCACGCCATCACGCTTCGAGAGCTTGCGACCCTCTGGATTGAGGATCAAAGGCGTATGAGCAAAACGTGGGCAGTTCAACTCCAGAGCCTGATAAAGCAACAGCTGTTTGGCCGTATTGGCGATGTGATCCTCACCTCGAATCACGTGGCTGATGGCCATAGCGGCGTCATCAACCACCACAACGAGGTTGTAGAGGGGGTCACCAACCGTGTTCGCAGGAGCACGTCTTGCGATCACCATGTCCCCACCAAGATCGGCGCCGCGCCATTGCATCGAACCGCGCACCATATCGATCCAAGCGATAGTGGCTTCGTCATCAATCCGAAAACGGATCACCGCCTCTCGCCCTTCAGCCCGATAGGCCTCCTCCTGTTCACCACTGAGTTGGCGATGACGGTTGTCATAACGGGGAGGCTTACCTGAAGCCCTCTGGGCTTCACGCATGGCATCCAATTCCTGCTCGCTGGCATAACAGCGATAGGCAAGACCTTGAGCAAGCAATTGGCTGATGGCCTGGCGATGGGCTTCAATCCGCTCGCTTTGAATGACCGGTTCCTCATCCCAGTCCAGGCCAAGCCAGCGCAAGCCATCAAGAATATTTTGAGTGAACTCTGGCTTGGAGCGCTCTTTATCCGTGTCTTCAATTCTCAGCAAAAATTTGCCGTTTTGGTGACGGGCAAACAACCAATTAAAAACAGCTGTACGAGCCGTTCCGATATGAAGCGTGCCGGTGGGGCTTGGGGCCAGACGAACTCGAACCGTCACTAAGCCGGAAAAATGAAAACGGGACCGACGGGATTCGAACCCGCAACTTCCGCCGTGACAGGGCGGTGCTCTAACCGATTGAACTACGGTCCCAGGTTGAACTCAATTGAGGGAGCTTTACCCACAAAGAGTGACCTTTGCCGCTCACGCGGACTTGGTCAGTATCAACTGCCGCCCTGCCCTCCGTCAACACTCCCGCAGAGACACCAATGTTTCCTGAGCTTTTCAGCTGTGATCTTGAGGCTCACTGGGTCTGATCAAAACGGCGCGAGCTTCATTGACGCCATCGAATGGCAATTTCAATCGATCGGGGCATGAAGCTCTGAAAAGGCGATGGTTAGGACGATGGGAGATCAAATTCATCCACAGACATCGCGCACAAGTTGACAAAAAAGCCTCCCCGACTGGGGAGGCTGAAGGACCAAAGTAGGCCCGCAACATTGGGCTTAGGGACTACTAAATCCAGCTGGTTCGATCAAACGCACTTGATTACCTCGAGCCGTGAATTCACGGCCTTGGTCGCTTTGGACAACGACTCGTCCACCGGACTTAACGCGAATCACTCGTGCACGAACCCAGCCGAGAGCGGCTGATTCGAGCACTTTGACCACATCACCAGGTTGAAGATCTAACTCCATGCTCGAAATCAGGAAAACTACAAGTAAGGGGTCATCGGACGCGCCGTGGAGGACTTGAACCCCCGACATCAGGTTTTGGAGACCTGCGTTCTACCAACTGAACTAACGGCGCAAGGCGATGAACCCCTTAGCCATCGAAAAACGATGGCATTAATTCGTTGAAGCGAAAGCCTCAGCGATCGAAGCGCTGCTTCACGCGAGTGGCCTTGCCCACCCGGTCCCGCAGATAAAAAAGCTTCGCACGCCTAACTTTACCGCGACGCTCAATTTTGACCGAAGCCACTTGGGGGCTGTGGAGCATAAAAACCCGCTCAACTCCAATCCCTTGGAAGATGCGCCGCACCGTGATGGTTTGGTTGAGACTTCCATGGCGCTTGGCGATTACGACGCCCTCGTAGGGCTGGATACGCTCTTTATTGCCCTCGCTGATGCGAACACCAACACGCACGGTGTCGCCAACGTAAATCTCAGGAAGATCACTCTTCAATTGAGCGTCTTCGAATTCTCGAATCAGTGCATAAGCACTCATCTTCTTCGAATCTTTGGAGATTGATTTTTCAGCAACAGCAGTTGCACCGCTGGTCTCCTCAGTGGCTTCGTCCACAGACGTCTCTATCGGGTCCACCGCCATCCCAGCTCCTGGTAACACGCCAAACAACTAGCTTAACCCCCAGCCTCCTTCCGAGACGCAATCCACTGCCTTCGAAAGCTTTGCAAGAGGAGCCAGGCACCAGTCGCAAGCATCCACAACAGGCCTACCGCGTTGAGAAGGACCACGACGGGCTCGAGGGCAGGCCCAAGCCACTCACCCTCGTGGATGGTCATCAACCAATGAACCTGCTCACGACTTAATCCCCCCCAGTCCTTAGCCAACCGATAGGTCACGCCGGTACTAACCGTGACCAGCAAAGGGAGCACAACAAGAGGCGCCATCCAGCGATGCCATTGGCGAACGCGAACCAATAAGCGGGCCACCGTCGATCCCTCCATTGCAATTGATAGCGTGACAGGAAGACTGTCTGTAGAGCTTCCGCTGATGCGGTCTGCTTTAACGGCCTGAAACAAGAATCGCCGAAACACGATGAATTTGTTCGCTGACCTCCTGGCCTCCACAAAGGGCTCCACTGTCACCGCCACCGGCCCACGCATCCAGCAGCGACGTGGCGTAGAAATCAAATCAGCTCGCGAGCTGAAAATCATGGCGAAAGCCAGTTCCATCGTCGCCACCGTTCTGCGCGAAATCATGGAGCTGGTGGAGCCTGGCCAAACCACAGGTGACCTTGATGCCCATGCTGAGCGACGCATCCGAGAGATGGGCGCAACCCCAAGTTTCATGGGTTACCACGGCTTCCCAGCGAGCATCTGCGCCAGCATCAACAACGAGGTGGTGCACGGCATCCCCAGCAACAAACGGGTTATCCACGCTGGCGATCTACTCAAAGTGGATACAGGGGCCTATTTCGACGGTTATCACGGAGACAGCTCCATCACCGTCTGCGTCGGTGACGTCTCTGAAGAAGCACGCAAGCTCAGTCGGGTCGCCCAGGAGTCACTCATGGCTGGACTCTCCCAGATCCGTGCCGGGAACACGCTTCTCGACATCGCTGGAGCAGTCGAAGATCACGTCAAAGCCAACCAATTCAGTGTGGTGGAGGATTACACCGGCCATGGAGTTGGACGGAATCTCCACGAAGAGCCATCGGTGTTTAATTTCCGCACGAACGATCTTCCTAACGTCAAATTGCGTCCAGGCATGACGCTTGCCGTTGAGCCCATCCTCAACGCAGGAAGCAATGCTTGTCGCACCCTTAAAGACCGATGGACCGTCGTCACCAAGGACGGCAGTCTTTCCGCTCAGTGGGAACACACCATCGTCGTGACGTCAGATGGTTGCGAAATCCTCACCGATCGGGGGGATTGATCCTCAAGGCGCGGCAATAAACCCTTCGAACCAGTTCGACGAAGGGCATTAGAAGGTAGGTGAGTGGATTGGGGGTGACGATGATCAAGTTCAGCCCAAGGTTTGCTTGCCGAATCACCTGTCTGGCGACAAATCCAGACGTCAACAATCCAATCGGGTTGAGGTTGGAGCGAAATGGTCCAAGGATGAGTTTGCGTAACCTCAATGCCTGACGCTGCCTGGCGCTGCGGTTGTTCCAACGCAAGCTGACCAACTCACCGATCAATCGCTTGCTCAACTCATAGCCAGGGCTCAAGGCCGGTTGGATCTCAGCCTCTGACGTGTTGACCCAGAGCTCTCGTGGCTGATCGCGGTTTTGGTCTTGATCAGCAATGGTCTCGAATTGCTGCATCAAACGCCAATGGCTGAATGCGTTCACCTCAAGGGTTTTGGAGAGAGTCTCAGGACACTGATCACCACCGGGGTTGATGCCGTGGTTCAAAACCAGCACATCAACGCTTTTAAGAACGGGCTCCAGCTGACGCTCGTCTCCGCAAGACCAACGAACCCACTCTTGCGCCTCATCAATCGACGCTTGGGCTTTTGGAGGAGGACTGTGGCTCAGAGCAATCACCCAGGCACCCTCTGCGATCAGAGCCTTAGTCAAAGCCCGTCCCAGCGCCCCGCTCGCTCCAGTGATTCCCACCGTTCGGCCGGCCCAACGTCCAGACAGGGGTAGAGCGGAAGAGGGAGATGCCTGATTGGCCATGAAAGGGATTTTGGATCGGGGGAAGCAACCTGGCCGCAACCATTCAGCACTTCACCGCCTCAACGATGACAGCACAACGGGGCTTGGCCTCTAAATTGCTGAACACGCCGGGACCTCCTGCATGGGCAACACACTGCTGATCGGATCCTGTGAGCCGTTCAGCGGCAAATCCGCTCTCGTACTCGGATTAGCTCGCCATCTCTTGTCTGAAGGCCGGACTGTTCGCTTTGGCAAACCACTGGCCACGAGTCTTGAGTGGACCGCCAAAGGTTCTCCTCTGCCGGACCCGCTGATTGATGACGACGTGCGTTTCGTTGGCTCAACCCTTGGGCTCGACGAGACCCGCTTAATTCCTTCTCTTCATCTGCTCTCTCCAGAGACAGCCGATACCCGCTTGCGGCAGGGGAATTTGGATGCGGGAACGGGGCTCGAGATGTTGCTGAAGGATCTTCAAAACGATCAAGACAGCTTCACCATGCTCGAAGCGGCGGGCAGCCTGCACGAAGGTCTGATTTATGGCCTCAGCCTCGTCCAACTCGCTGAGGGACTCGATGCTCCTGTGATCCTTGTGCATCTTTGGCAAGACAGCCGCAGTGTTGATGCCCTACTCGCAGCGCAGCATCAGCTCGGCGAGCGACTAGCCGGTGTTGTTTTGAATGCTGTGACACCCGATGAAGTCGAGGAGTTGAACCAACACGTTGTTCCGGCGCTACAGGCACTGGGATTGAAGGTTTTCGGAGTAATGCCCCGATCTCCACTTCTGCGCAGCGTCACTGTTGGAGAGCTGGTGAGACGTCTTGATGCCCGAGTGATTTGTTGCAAAGAACGCCTCG
This window harbors:
- a CDS encoding SDR family oxidoreductase, whose product is MANQASPSSALPLSGRWAGRTVGITGASGALGRALTKALIAEGAWVIALSHSPPPKAQASIDEAQEWVRWSCGDERQLEPVLKSVDVLVLNHGINPGGDQCPETLSKTLEVNAFSHWRLMQQFETIADQDQNRDQPRELWVNTSEAEIQPALSPGYELSKRLIGELVSLRWNNRSARQRQALRLRKLILGPFRSNLNPIGLLTSGFVARQVIRQANLGLNLIIVTPNPLTYLLMPFVELVRRVYCRALRINPPDR
- a CDS encoding phosphotransacetylase family protein; amino-acid sequence: MGNTLLIGSCEPFSGKSALVLGLARHLLSEGRTVRFGKPLATSLEWTAKGSPLPDPLIDDDVRFVGSTLGLDETRLIPSLHLLSPETADTRLRQGNLDAGTGLEMLLKDLQNDQDSFTMLEAAGSLHEGLIYGLSLVQLAEGLDAPVILVHLWQDSRSVDALLAAQHQLGERLAGVVLNAVTPDEVEELNQHVVPALQALGLKVFGVMPRSPLLRSVTVGELVRRLDARVICCKERLELLVETLSIGAMNVNSAMEFFRRRRNMAVVTGADRTDIQLAALEASTQCLILTGAGEPLPQLVNRADELEVPLLKVEQDTLATVEVIEQAFGHVRLHETVKATYAFRLVEEHCNLSELFRAIS
- the map gene encoding type I methionyl aminopeptidase, giving the protein MNLFADLLASTKGSTVTATGPRIQQRRGVEIKSARELKIMAKASSIVATVLREIMELVEPGQTTGDLDAHAERRIREMGATPSFMGYHGFPASICASINNEVVHGIPSNKRVIHAGDLLKVDTGAYFDGYHGDSSITVCVGDVSEEARKLSRVAQESLMAGLSQIRAGNTLLDIAGAVEDHVKANQFSVVEDYTGHGVGRNLHEEPSVFNFRTNDLPNVKLRPGMTLAVEPILNAGSNACRTLKDRWTVVTKDGSLSAQWEHTIVVTSDGCEILTDRGD